Genomic segment of Syntrophales bacterium:
TATGCATTTTTTTAAAATATCCACAGTTGTTGATGTAAGAGAAAGAACGTCAAGTCGGAAAAAAGATTTTTGTAAAAACAATATTACCAACACACTGATGGAAAAAGGTATAAATTATATCAACATCAAAGAACTTGGAACTCCCAAAAAAATGCGAGATCAATTGCATAAAACACGAAATTATGAGAAATTCTTCAATGAGTATCGTGATATTTTAAAAGAAAAAACACACCTTTTACTTGAAATATCGGGGCTAATTCATAAAAACCATAACGTAGCCTTGATGTGTTATGAGAAAGATCACAATAAATGCCATAGAAAGATAATCGCTGAAGAAATAAAAAAAATAGGTGACAATGGTCTCGAAGTAAAACCAATGTTATTCTAATCAAATAGTGATAATTGTTTTTCCTCGGGTGGCCAGAAAAGCCCCAAAATACAGAAAACATTTCGCCTCCTGGCCATGTTTCCCATTATCAAGTATGTATCTCTTTTGTCCGAGAATATTTCGGTAATAATTTTGAATTTAATCTTTTCTTTCCAATCAGACTTTTTCCTTACTTTCCGATATAGTTCAGCTAATTCCCAATCGAGAATACTAATCTCGTGGCCGCTACATTCTGAATCGTTACATGAAAACTGCAAAAGAAACTTTACTGGCAATATATCCAAATCAATTTTTCTCTGAACATATCAAGCTGATTCATAATCGCTTTTTTCTTTGACAGAGCCTCATTTAATTCATCTTTGGTTTTATTGCGAATTATGCAACCTTTAATATGTTTTGGTTTGATGATCCCCATTGATATTTCATCTGCATCCCTCGCTTTCATCATGGATTCGAGTGACTTAAACATGTTAGATTTATTTAGTATCCATTTTTTCCTTTCATTCCATCCATCAACTGGTGAAATAATGTCGAGGAGTTGGATGCTATCGTACTTAACTTTGTAACTTTCAGGACGAATATCAGATTCATTCTTCTGAATTTTGGCTTTGATCCACTGATACTTACTAAATTGTTTATCACCATCAAGGTATCTGAAGGTTATCGGGTATAACCTAATCAGCTCCTTGCTTGTCAAGGGCCAAGGTTATTCCCCACCCCTGGGGTCAAGGTAATTCCCCACTTTTGCCATAAGAGGGACAAAATTTTAGTTGGAATAAGTGGGCTTCAATTTCTTTCTGTAAGAATCACCTCCTTCTATAATAATATGATGAGCGTGATGGGCCAAACGGTCCAATGCTGAGTTGGCCATGACCGGATCCGGGAATAGAGGAATCCAGTCTTGAGGTGGCCTGTTACTGGTAATAATGAGAGAAGACTTTAAATGTCTTTCAGTTACGATCTCGTAGAAGTCTTCAGCTTGAGTATGAGTGAGGGCAGCAAGGCCGAAGTCATCGATAATCAGGAGGTCTGGTCTGAGGAACTTTTTAATCTTCTTCTCCCAGGAATGATCTGCTCTGGCAGACAGAAGAGTTCGGAGCATTTTAACGGACTTAACAAAAAGAACATCGTAGCCTCTGAGAAAATCGGTGTCAGGTATTGCTTTTTGCCATCTATCCAGCTTACCAATCCCCCAAACAAAAAACCCCGCTTCCTTTTTCTAAGAAACGGGGTTTTATCTTCAATCACTCCACGGCTCCCTCCTTTGTCGGGTGCGGGTGAAACGTACTGCCTTTTAAATTGTTGTCCTACCTTCTTGAACTGATTGGAAAAAATACACCCTTAAACGAAAATGTCAAGAAAAAACATTTGTGGCAGGCAGAGGCCAGCAACAGGTACAAGGATCCGGGAGCAAGGGTCAAACGGCGCTTGCCCTCTTTGTTCACTTTATTGAAGCTCCCCGCAGCAAGCTGCGGGGAATCTCCGACTGTTAATGAAATTTGTTGATTTTATTCGCTCGCTAACCCCGCTGCAAGCAACGGGGAATACGCTCGCTGTTCAGTTCACCTTGAAAGTTGACATCACTCCTCTGTGTAAGGTATTCTACGAAGCATTACGCGACAAGTTATAATAAAAAAGGAGGTCAACCATGAATCGTAAAGCGTTAGTACTGTACATGATACTCGCATTAATCATCGGGGGGTGCGCTACTATGGGCGATAAAACGCCAGCGCAAAAGCAACAGTCGGTTCTCGATATGAAAAACCAGACGCTGTCGGATCTCTATAAAGTAAAGCCCGACGTTAAAGCGCAAATTTCCAGTGCCCCAGGGTATGCCGTATTCAGCAACATCAATGTCAATATTATTTTTGCCAGTTTCGGCGGCGGATATGGTGTCGTCACAAATAACAGCACCGGCAAACACACGTATATGAAAATGGGAGAGGTTGGCATCGGTGTGGGCCTCGGCGCCAAAGACTTTCGTGTCGTGTTTGTGTTCCATAGCGCCGATACCATGAACCGTTTTATCAAACATGGCTGGGCGTTCGGAGCTCAGGCCGATGCGGCGGCCAAGGCGAGTGACAAGGGAGCGGCTGTCGGCGGTGAGGCCACGGTCGATAATATCACGATATATCAGTTAACGGAGACCGGGTTAGCCCTTCAGGCAACGGTGAAAGGAACGAAATACTGGAAGGACGATTCGTTAAATTAACGTATTGTCAAGCCCCCGCCACAGGGCGTCTCAAAAATCGGCAAAAATCGGGGTCAGGTCTTGCTTTTTGCCATCTGCCCATTTTGCCAATCCCCCAAACAAAAAACCCCGCTTCCTTTTTCTAAGAAACGGGGTTTTATTTTCGATCACTCCACGGCTCCCTCCTGTTACAGGGATGGGATGAAACGTACTGACTTTTAAATTGTTGTCCTACCTTCTTGAACTGATTGAAAACAATACATTCCCTAACAAAATTGTCAAGGGTTTTTATTGAGGTGTCAATAGCATTTCAACTGCTTTATCTTGACGCGGGGGGAATTTTACTCTATGTTTTCCTCCCAAGAGGAGAAATCATGATTCATAAAACTGCGGTAATTGGCCCCGATGTAAAGCTGGGGGAAAATATACATGTTGGCCCTTACACGGTAATCGAGGATGAAGTAACCATAGGCGATGGATGCCGTATTGGTCCCCGCGTCCATATCAACGGCTGGACCACCATAGGCAATAATGTCAAGATTCACGCAAACGTCGTTGTCGGCGATGAGCCGCAGGACTATCACTATAATGGCGAAAAGAGCTACTGCCGGGTAGGCGACAACACGATCATCCGCGAGTACGTCACCATCCATCGAGGAGAGGGGGAAGGTACGGAGACCTTAATTGGTAGCAACTGCATGCTCATGGCCTTTGTTCATGTGGGGCATAACGTCAAAATGGGCAATAACTGCACACTGGGCAATCATGCCGTACTTTCTGGTCATGTCACAGTGGAAGACCGCGCTAATCTCAGCGGTTACATCGGTGTCCACCAGTTCTCCAATGTAGGCACACTCTCAATGACGGGACCGTACTCGAAAGTAACGCATGACGTTCCTCCCTACTGTCTCGTCATTGATGGCACCGTCTTCGGTCTCAACTTCGTTGGACTGAAGCGGGCCGGCATTTCCTCCGAAACCAGAAATGCATTGAGAAAGGCGGTGCAAACCATCTTTTTTTCGAAACTTATACGAAAAGATGCGCTGGCAAAGGTGGAAGCAGAATTAGGAGAAATACCGGAGGTTGCCTATCTGATCGAATTCATTCGAAAGAGCAAACGAGGCCTGCTCCCGGGCCACCGTGACTAACGTAACACGATGTTGAATGATTGCTTAAGCGGGCCAAGCCTACGTTTGACTTATTTCACTCAATAATTCTGACCGCCCTCCATGATTGTTGTTACACTTGACCTCCAAAACAAAAACCCCGCTTCCTTTTCGCTTAGTCGGGATAGGGTCAGGGAGACTGCTAATTCACTTGACACACTACTTTCCGTTCTATATTGTTTTTTACCTGAAAGGGTATGAAATTTAAAAAACATCTTTGATTTCAGGGGGGTTATTCAAAATGAGAAAAAAAGCTAAATTATTGTGTGTTCTTATATTGTCCGTAACAATATTATTTGCTGCCTTTACCTATTCTTTTGGTGACATGAAAGTTTTCTTAAAGGATGGTCGTGTAGTCAACGTTCCCCTCAACAAAGACGATATTCTGAGTATTTCTTTTGAAGAAGCTCCGCAATCGGTCTTGGGTATTAACTGGAATTTTGAATTGGGCAATCTTGACGGCTGGAAAAGTACAGGGAATGCCTTTAATACTCAGCCTACTTATGGGGACAATCCCACAGCACGTCACCGGGGTCAACCGTCGCACCACCAGGGTAACTTTTGGATTGGTGGATTTGAGAATCGCCCTGCCCCGTTTGATCCTCCCGGAAGGATACAGGGTGATGGACCCCAGGGAACTCTTACTTCCGAACCCTTCACTATAACCGGACCAACAATCAGTTTTCTGATTGGCGGCGGATGTGACATTAAAACTGAAAGGGTGGAACTCATAATTGATGGACAAGTTGTTTTGCAAGCTACGGGAAAATGCACAGAGACAATGGAACAATTAAGGTGGGATGTGTCTCAGTACATAGGAAGAACTGCCCAGATTAGGATTATAGATGCTTCAAGCGGTGGATGGGGCCATATCAACTTTGATGATTTAAAATTAGAATAATGTGAAATAGCTCAAGATACTTTCCCATAAGGAGGCGGTACGGGGCTTAGTTCCGTTGGGGATACAAATTTAAGGGCGCTGGGGATTATGTCGGACTCCATTTGCGGGTCAGCAACAGAGCGTCGAGGGCAATAAAAAACAAGTCTTGATCCTTTCTGTTATGCGTATGATATGGTCAATAATTTCAATAGCCGTTTTGTCGTATTTAGGCCTTATGGGCGTTATTTTTGTCGCACAACCCGGCTTTATTTACTTTCCGGAGAAGGCCTTTTTCGAAACGCCTGACCAGACGGGGCTTTCATACGAAGACGTCTCTTTCGAAACCGTTGATAATGTAAAGCTTTCCGGCTGGTTTATCCCCGCTGAAAAACCGCGTGGGGTTGTTCTCTTTTTCCACGGCAATGCGGGCAATATCTCCCACCGTATGGCTTCGATCCATATTTTCCACCGTCTCGGTTTCAGCACGTTTATTTTTGATTACCGGGGCTACGGAAAAAGCGAGGGGAAACCCACCGAAAAGGGAACCTATCTGGATGCCGAGGCGGCGTGGCTCTACCTGACTGAGGAGCTGCACGTCCCCCCGGAAGAAATCATCTTCTTTGGTCGGTCGCTCGGCGGGGCAATTGCCGCACGGCTCGCACAGAATTACACTCCGAAAGCACTTCTCATTGAGTCCACGTTCACCTCCGTCCCTGATATAGCGGCTGACATCTATCCGTTTCTGCCGGTTAGACTGCTCTCACGCTTTGACTACAACGCCGGCGAATATATAAGACGGGTCAATTGTCCCATCCTTGTCATACACAGCGTAAACGACGACATCATACCCTTCAGTCACGGCCGTCAATTATTCGAAGCGGCACAGGAACCGAAGGAATTTCTCGAAATTACAGGCACCCACAACGAGGGATTTATGACATCGGGAAAACGTTATGAAGAGGGTCTCGATGCCTTTATCTCCCGACATCCTGGAACTAAGTTTTAAAGTTCGCACCTTCAGTCAAATCGCTGTTGCATGTTTTTAACATTAAGTCCATGATACCGTTACAATACAGCATACCTAATTAAGGCTCATCATAAAAAATATTTGTCCACACAGCTTACAAGCAGTAAAGTACAATAGTATAGTAATTTAATTACTAAGGCGGAGACAATCATGTCGGTTGTATGGGAAAAGGGTTGCCGGCAGGCTGACGCAGGACAAACCGTTTCTCACGAAGAAGCTAAAAAGCGGCTCCACTTGGCTTAACCATTATCTTTTGAGAGGATGTTATGGAAATCAACTTTACAAAAAAAGAGTATCGGGCTCTGTTGGATATTCTGACAATTGCCGATTGGGTTCTTAACGCAAACAAAGTGGAAAAAGATCCCGAAACAGAAGAATATAGATTGCTGGAACATAAATTATTTTCCCATGCAGAGAAGATGGGTTTTGAAAACCTTATTGAATATGATCCTAAACTCGAACGTTACTTCCCGACACAAGAATATGATGAAACAAGTAAGGCAATGGATTTCATAGATGAATTTGAAAATGATTCATTTTGGGAAGAATTAATACATCGTCTGGTTGAAAGAGACATAGTAAAACAAGAAGGCGGAATTGAAAATGTTGTGAAACTGTCCCTGGAAGAACGGCTAACAAAAGAAGCACCATTAGAGGAAATGTATGCTAAAGAACTTGAAATTAACGGACTAAATAACCTCAAAATCGATTGAGTAAGTATAACAACTGAACACAAATATATCATAATAAGGAGTTTGCAGATAAAAAATGAGGAAACTGAGCGTTGCACACACACCGGATGCGGACGACGCATTTATGTTCTATGGGATGGTAAGCGGGAAGGTCGCAAAAAATTTTGAAATTATCAATGTTATTGAAGATATAGAAACGCTGAACCGGAAGGCATTTAACGCTGAAAATGATGTCACCGCTCTCTCAGCCCATGCCTATGCATTTCTTAGTGAGAAATATCGAATTCTGTCTACCGGCGCAAGCATAGGTGATGGATATGGCCCGATAATAGTTGCCAAAAAGGATATGACAATCGAAGGCAAAAAAATAGCAATTCCAGGAAAACTTACATCGGCAAATCTCCTGCTTATGCTGGCATGTGATGACTTTCAGCCTGTTGAAATGAAATTTGATGAGATTATCGGAGCGGTGCAGAAGGGAGAGGTTGATGCCGGGCTTCTTATCCATGAAGGACAGATAACCTATTCTCAGCACAATCTTGTAAAAGTCTTCGATCTCTGGGATTGGTGGTATGAAAAAACGGGTTTACCAATGCCACTTGGCATCAATACAATTAAAAGGGATATCCCGGAAGATCTTCAGCGGAATTTTCTCGGGGTTATGCGTGAAAGCACAAAATATGCCCTGGAGAATGTTGATGAGGCTATGCAGTATGCAATGCAGTATTCACGGGGAATGGATGAGAAGCTTATAACAGAATTCGCACTGATGTATGTAAATGACTATACGTATGAAATGCCTGAAACGGTTAGAAAAGCACTCGACACACTTTACAAGATGGGTGAGGAGAAAGGTTTTTTTGAAATGCCCCCACTGGACATTCTTTATCCGTAATAGAAAAATAAATAAAGGGAAGAACGGCACTAAGGATCGTCTCATTCTACTAAATTGTCAGAAGAC
This window contains:
- a CDS encoding ATP-binding protein; translation: MPDTDFLRGYDVLFVKSVKMLRTLLSARADHSWEKKIKKFLRPDLLIIDDFGLAALTHTQAEDFYEIVTERHLKSSLIITSNRPPQDWIPLFPDPVMANSALDRLAHHAHHIIIEGGDSYRKKLKPTYSN
- the lpxA gene encoding acyl-ACP--UDP-N-acetylglucosamine O-acyltransferase, whose protein sequence is MIHKTAVIGPDVKLGENIHVGPYTVIEDEVTIGDGCRIGPRVHINGWTTIGNNVKIHANVVVGDEPQDYHYNGEKSYCRVGDNTIIREYVTIHRGEGEGTETLIGSNCMLMAFVHVGHNVKMGNNCTLGNHAVLSGHVTVEDRANLSGYIGVHQFSNVGTLSMTGPYSKVTHDVPPYCLVIDGTVFGLNFVGLKRAGISSETRNALRKAVQTIFFSKLIRKDALAKVEAELGEIPEVAYLIEFIRKSKRGLLPGHRD
- a CDS encoding DUF488 domain-containing protein; protein product: MKLYTIGYEGIDIDRFMKCMHFFKISTVVDVRERTSSRKKDFCKNNITNTLMEKGINYINIKELGTPKKMRDQLHKTRNYEKFFNEYRDILKEKTHLLLEISGLIHKNHNVALMCYEKDHNKCHRKIIAEEIKKIGDNGLEVKPMLF
- a CDS encoding MqnA/MqnD/SBP family protein, with the translated sequence MRKLSVAHTPDADDAFMFYGMVSGKVAKNFEIINVIEDIETLNRKAFNAENDVTALSAHAYAFLSEKYRILSTGASIGDGYGPIIVAKKDMTIEGKKIAIPGKLTSANLLLMLACDDFQPVEMKFDEIIGAVQKGEVDAGLLIHEGQITYSQHNLVKVFDLWDWWYEKTGLPMPLGINTIKRDIPEDLQRNFLGVMRESTKYALENVDEAMQYAMQYSRGMDEKLITEFALMYVNDYTYEMPETVRKALDTLYKMGEEKGFFEMPPLDILYP
- a CDS encoding alpha/beta hydrolase, whose translation is MIWSIISIAVLSYLGLMGVIFVAQPGFIYFPEKAFFETPDQTGLSYEDVSFETVDNVKLSGWFIPAEKPRGVVLFFHGNAGNISHRMASIHIFHRLGFSTFIFDYRGYGKSEGKPTEKGTYLDAEAAWLYLTEELHVPPEEIIFFGRSLGGAIAARLAQNYTPKALLIESTFTSVPDIAADIYPFLPVRLLSRFDYNAGEYIRRVNCPILVIHSVNDDIIPFSHGRQLFEAAQEPKEFLEITGTHNEGFMTSGKRYEEGLDAFISRHPGTKF